Proteins encoded together in one Orrella marina window:
- a CDS encoding ABC transporter permease, with the protein MMQRAKSLVMPLAILMYWQLIASSGLVSSYLLPAPETVWTAAKSLYASGILSHSILVSLSRVFQGFGISCVLAFALALLVNGSRTVEQLLSAPLALLRMIPPLAMTPLLILWFGIGSTTQLAIIILASIFPVFLNTRDGLRRVDPSHQELARSLQLGRLRYFRWIVLPGAVPSIITGVRVGFGYSWRALIGAELIAASAGLGYLIIDSQEMMRTDDVMVGILTIGMIGWLLDTLFDQLLCRKLSRRFPEICRS; encoded by the coding sequence ATGATGCAACGCGCGAAGTCGCTGGTGATGCCACTGGCGATATTAATGTACTGGCAGTTGATTGCCAGTTCGGGTCTGGTTTCATCCTATCTGCTGCCCGCTCCGGAAACGGTATGGACTGCGGCGAAGAGTCTTTATGCAAGCGGCATACTGAGCCACAGCATTCTGGTGTCGCTCAGTCGTGTGTTTCAGGGATTTGGAATCAGCTGCGTGCTGGCTTTCGCACTGGCACTGCTCGTGAACGGCTCCCGCACGGTTGAGCAACTTCTGTCTGCACCTTTGGCCCTGCTTCGCATGATCCCGCCACTGGCCATGACGCCACTGTTGATCCTGTGGTTCGGGATAGGCAGCACAACCCAGCTGGCGATCATCATTCTGGCATCGATCTTCCCTGTGTTCCTGAACACCCGGGACGGGTTGCGACGGGTCGACCCGTCACACCAGGAACTAGCCAGAAGTCTTCAGCTCGGCCGTCTTCGCTACTTTCGATGGATCGTACTGCCTGGTGCCGTTCCCTCGATCATCACAGGAGTCCGGGTCGGATTCGGATACAGTTGGCGCGCCCTGATCGGGGCAGAGCTTATCGCCGCGTCGGCCGGTCTGGGCTATCTGATCATTGACTCTCAGGAAATGATGCGCACAGACGACGTGATGGTTGGCATCCTGACCATTGGCATGATTGGCTGGCTGCTAGACACCCTGTTTGATCAGCTGCTCTGCCGCAAGCTGAGCAGGCGATTTCCGGAAATTTGCCGCTCATGA
- a CDS encoding ABC transporter substrate-binding protein — protein MKKVITSILLSASALGATASAETLDISYVRSPFNLQMIVMKEHGLLESEMAKQNVDVKWHEITSGSQQAQALASGDLDIAGVMNTASVLMANAAGNPVQILAGVSRPTDTFAIVGAKGGPSTVAELKGKKVAGPKGTVLHQTLVAALVKEGMTINDVEFIQMGIPQAFAALQSGQIDAALLAAGAIMNAQREGAQTITTATGLTVPTLVMATSEGVAHKHPEWIDAVIRAHDMAARWISENKEQAIELGARQQGVSLADANTLYDWAHFTQRLDQSDIPNLQAEMSFMLDNDLMRKPVNIEAIILPQAMQAN, from the coding sequence ATGAAAAAAGTAATTACTTCGATTCTGCTCAGCGCCAGCGCACTGGGTGCAACTGCAAGTGCTGAAACGCTCGACATCAGCTATGTACGCTCGCCTTTTAACCTACAGATGATTGTGATGAAGGAGCACGGATTACTTGAGAGCGAAATGGCGAAGCAGAACGTCGATGTGAAGTGGCACGAAATCACGTCCGGCTCACAACAGGCGCAGGCTCTCGCCAGTGGAGACCTGGACATTGCCGGCGTCATGAACACAGCATCCGTACTAATGGCCAATGCCGCAGGCAATCCTGTCCAGATACTGGCTGGCGTCTCGCGACCGACCGATACTTTCGCGATCGTGGGTGCGAAAGGCGGACCCAGCACCGTCGCCGAACTCAAGGGCAAAAAGGTGGCCGGACCGAAAGGAACCGTGCTGCACCAGACTCTGGTTGCCGCACTGGTTAAAGAAGGCATGACCATCAACGATGTTGAATTCATCCAGATGGGGATTCCTCAAGCGTTCGCAGCCCTTCAAAGCGGCCAGATTGACGCCGCACTGCTTGCTGCCGGCGCAATCATGAACGCGCAGCGCGAAGGCGCGCAGACTATCACGACAGCAACAGGACTAACTGTGCCGACGCTTGTCATGGCAACCAGTGAAGGCGTCGCACACAAACACCCTGAGTGGATCGATGCAGTGATACGCGCACACGACATGGCCGCCAGGTGGATATCCGAGAACAAGGAGCAGGCTATTGAACTTGGTGCCAGACAGCAAGGCGTCAGCCTGGCAGATGCCAATACGCTATACGACTGGGCACATTTCACGCAGCGACTGGACCAGAGTGACATCCCCAACCTGCAAGCTGAGATGAGCTTCATGCTCGACAACGATCTCATGCGCAAACCGGTGAACATTGAAGCCATCATTCTGCCCCAGGCCA
- a CDS encoding ABC transporter ATP-binding protein: MTILKNITRRFGDQVVINDLTVELGSHPVTALVGASGCGKSTLLRIVAGLLTCDSGVIDANHKNMAVVFQEPRLLPWLDVRENLALALSRAHNSDPQCIQHALGQVHLAGIEQKFPRELSGGMAQRVSIARALLQKPDILLMDEPFAALDAITRSELQQMLISLVAQESLQCLFVTHDLNEAELISNRLLVMHAGKIVASFVKRDGQYPCSMSADIHQYLNQSLGHNENLSHH, encoded by the coding sequence ATGACCATCCTCAAGAACATCACCAGACGTTTCGGTGACCAGGTGGTCATCAATGACCTGACCGTCGAACTCGGATCCCATCCGGTCACGGCGCTTGTCGGCGCGTCTGGATGCGGAAAATCCACCTTGCTGCGAATCGTTGCAGGCCTTCTCACCTGCGATTCGGGTGTTATCGACGCCAATCACAAGAATATGGCCGTGGTGTTTCAGGAACCGCGTCTGCTTCCGTGGCTGGACGTCCGTGAGAACCTTGCTCTGGCTCTGTCTCGCGCGCACAACAGTGACCCGCAGTGCATCCAGCACGCACTGGGTCAGGTCCATCTGGCAGGTATCGAACAGAAGTTTCCGCGAGAACTATCCGGCGGGATGGCTCAACGTGTTTCGATTGCCAGAGCACTGCTGCAGAAGCCGGACATCCTGCTGATGGATGAGCCATTCGCTGCACTCGACGCCATCACGCGCTCAGAACTCCAGCAGATGCTGATTTCACTTGTCGCACAGGAGTCACTGCAATGCCTGTTTGTCACACATGACCTGAATGAGGCGGAGTTGATAAGCAACCGCCTGCTGGTCATGCATGCGGGCAAGATCGTCGCCTCCTTCGTGAAGCGAGACGGGCAGTATCCATGCAGCATGAGCGCCGACATTCATCAGTATCTGAACCAGAGTCTTGGACATAACGAAAACCTTTCCCATCATTGA